The genomic window GCGTGGAGCGTTACCACACCGCCGCCGACACTTTCGACGCCGTCAACCTCGCCTCACTTCAGCACGAGGGGGACATGGCCACCGAGGCGCTGCGGGGATTGCTTGCCCTGCCTGCGGACGCCTTCCCCTCCGATCGCGCCGTCTTTCTGGATCTGTTCGGGAGATTCGTGCTGGTGTGGCCGGCTTCGCTGGGCATGGTGCTTTCGCTGCTCGCGGCCATTGGCGTGATCGCGATCGGCCCCTGGGCCGCGCGCTGTGATCGCCGGGAGAGGGGCGCCGGCCAGGCGCATCCCATCAAGGACATCTTCAAGGGCTCGCTCGCCGCACTGCTGGCATTCGCGGGAACCCTCACAGTGGTCTTTTGCATCTCCTGGATTCTGGAACGAGCGGGTTTCTTCGGTCTGCCCTATGCCGAAGCGCTGCTGTCACAACAGAACCCGGGCGTGACTCCCCCCTGGCCCATGAAATTTGCCGCGGCGTACTGGCCTCCACACGGAATGCTTGTGGCGATCGGCCTGGGGACGCTTTGCGTTCCAGTGTCCTGGTTTTTTTCGAAGGTGCTGCTTCGCTCGAACTTGCCCTGGAGCGGCTGGTCCGGCGTCTGGGGTTTGATGGCACTCTTGAATGTCGTCGTGTCGGTTGTCGCGCCCGGAGCCGGCGCCATCCTGCTGCCGATTGTCCTAAGCGCCGCGATCGCCGCTTGGGCGGGCGCGCTCATACCTGGAATTCAGGGCAAGGCCGCCCCGCTGCTGGCCACGCTGGTTCCGATCGCGGTCGCCGCCGTCATCTACGCGCCGCTTGAAATGCTCTGCTGGCCGGCGGTGGGGCTGACCATGCCGCTCTTTCGCGGATTCCTGAGCGGCCTCTACGCAATCTTCATGCTGTTGATTTTCATGGCGCCTCGCTCGCACGCGGCCTCGGGCGCTTCCTGATTCAGGAGAGCGCTTCGACGAAATTTCGGATCCGCTCCATGCCCTCGCGCAGATCCGCCTCCGAGCAGGCAAAGCTGATGCGGATGTTCCTTCGGGCGCACTCGCCGAAATCCTCGCCGGGCACGATGGCCACGAAGGACTCCTCCAGCAAGGACTCGGCAAAAGCCTGGGCCGAGTCAATCTTCCGCCCCCCTTTGGTCGTCAAGCCGAAGCATGCCTCGATCGAGGGGAAGGCATAGAAGGCGCCGGTCGACTTCACCGTCTTGAAGCGCTTGATCGAGGAGAGCAGACCGTGCACCAGCACCGCCCGCCCCGCGAACGCCTTGCGCATCGTCTCGACCCCCGGCGCGGAGTTGTTCAGCGCCTCGACGATCGCCGGCATGATGAAGCTCGGAATCGAGTTGGTCATCTGCCCCTGCAGCTTGATGATCGCCTTGGCCAGCATGCCGTCGCGGCCCGGCGCCACCAGGTAGCCCGCGCGCCAGCCCGTCATCGCGAAGGCCTTGCTCATGCCATTGATGGTGATCGTGCGCTCGGCCAGGCGCGGGTCGCTGCCCGGGCTGACGTGCTTCAGGCCCGCTTCGATCTCGGGGTAGATGAGCTTTTCGTAGATCTCATCGCTCACCACCGTGATCTCCTGGTGACGCGCCAGCACATCGATCAATCCGGCGTACTCCCGGGTCGTGTAGACCGTGCCGCAGGGATTGCTCGGACTGTTGAGCATGATCGCCCGGGTGCGCGGGGTGATCGCCGCCTCGAGCTGGGCGGGCGTGATCTTGAAATTCGTCTCCACGCTCGAGGGCACTTCCACGCACACGCCGCCGGAGAGCTCGATCAGCGGGCGGTAGCTCACCCACGACGGCGTCGGCAGGATCACCTCGTCGCCGGCGCCGGGCTCCAGGATGGCGGCGAAGGACATGTACACGCCGTGCTTGGCGCCGGCGGTCAGCGTGATGTCCTCGGCGCGGCAGGCGATGCCGTTCTCCTCGCGAAATTTCCTGGCGACCGCCTCGCGCGAGGGCTTGTCGCCGGCGGTCGGGGCATAGCGCGTCACGTTGGCGTCAAGGGCCCGCTTGGCGGCCTCGCGGATGTTGGCGGGCGTGTCGAAGTCCGGCTCGCCGACGCCGAAATTGATCACCGGCTTTCCCGCCGACTTCAGTGCATTCGCCTTCGCCGCCACCGCCAGCGTGGCACTTTCCTTCAGGCGGGCGATGTGCGATGAGACCTGCATCGCCGGAAGATACACGCGTCAATTCGCCGCCGTTCGCTACACTCATCCCATGCATTTTGACGCCCACCAGCCGGTGATCGACGAACTCGAGGCGCGGATCTCAGCCATCCGCGACTCTCTTTGACTACCCCAGAAAATTGCAGGAACGCGCCAATCTGAATACGCAAATGGGCGAGGGGGATTTCTGGAACGACCAGAAGGCCGCCCAGAAGGTGATCAACGAGCTCAAGCTCGTGCGCTCGCAGATCGATCCGCTCGAGCAGGTCATCAAGGATTTCGACGACGCCAAGGTCGGATACGAAATGGCCAAGGAAGCCGGGGACAACGACCTGCTCAAGGAGGCGGACGAGTCGCTCTTCCGCCTGCAGCAGCGCATGGCCGTGGTCGAGACGCAGAGCCTGCTGGGCCGCAAGCATGACCACCGCGCCTGCTTCGTCGACATCAACGCCGGCGCCGGCGGAACCGAGGCCGAGGATTGGGCGGGCATGCTGGAGCGCATGTACCTCTACTACTGGAGCGAGATGGGCTGGAAGGCCGAGGAAATGCACCGCATTCCCGGCGCCGAGGCAGGCGTGAGCGAAGTCGGCTACCGCATCACCGGGCCATTTGCCTATGGCTACATGAGTTGCGAGCGCGGCACGCACCGGCTGGCCCGGGTGAGCCCCTTCAACGCTGAAGGCAAGCGGCAGACCAGCTTCGCCACCGTCGACGTGACCCCCGAGTTCGAGGACAACGACCTTGAGATTCCCGCCAAGGACCTGGAGATCATCGCCTTCGTGCGTGCCTCCGGTCCCGGCGGCCAGAACGTGAACAAAGTCGCCAGCGCCGTGCGCATCAATCACATCCCCACCGGGCTGCAAGTGGTGGCCAGCACCTTCCGCGACCAGTCGCAGAACAAGAAGCAGGCCATGGCGGTGATGCGCGGCAAACTGGAGCAGCTGGAGGAGGAGCGCCGCGCCACCGAGTTGGCCACCGCCACCGGCGGCAAGGTGACCCGCGACTGGGGCAATCAGATCCGCAGCTACGTCTTCTACGACAACCGAGTGAAAGACCACCGCACCGGCTACGAAGTGGGCAATCCGCAGAAGGTGCTGGATGGTTACATGTCCGAGTTCGTCATCGCGGAGCTGCAGCGCCGCCGCGGCGAATCCGAGAAGACCAAGTCCTAGTTTCCTTCCGCCGCGCCTCATCGGCGCCACGAGTCACATCCCATGGCGGAACCCTTGAAACCCTTCATTGAACTCCGCCCCACCGACTGGCCTGACGCCGCGAGCGCGGCCGGGTTGGAGTGGCTCTCGACCAACGGCATCGGCGGCTACTCCTACGGCACGGTCAGCGGCGCGCTGCAGCGTCGCTGGCATGGACTGCTGGTCGCGGCCACGGATCCCCCCGAGGGACGGACGCTGCTGGTGTCAAAAGTGGAAGTCACCGCGACGACCGGCGGAACGCGCACTTCGCTCACCGCAAATCAGTGGACCACCGGCATGGACGCACCGGGCCTCACCTGCTTGAGCCGGGTCTGGCTCGACGGTTCGATCGTGGTGCGCGAATGGAAGATCGGCTCGGCGATTCTGGAGGAGCGCATCGCCATGGCCCGCGGAAGGAACACCGTGGCAATCGTCTTCGCGCTGCGCGACGCGAAGCAACCGGTCGAGCTAGAGCTGAAGTGCCTGGTGAACCACCGGCTGCACAATCAACTGACAAAACCCAAGGCATTCGTTCCTCGAATCGCCGGCTGCGCTCGCGGTCTTCAGGTGTCGTTCGATCACGCTTCGGGGGAAGGCCGGGACCTTCACCTTCAGGCCGATAGAGGCGCGGGCGCCGCCGACGGCTCCTGGTATGAAAATTATTTCCTGCCCGCCGAGCAGGCGCTGGGCTACGACTTCGTGGACGCGCATTGCTGCGCCGGCGTGATCCGGCTCACGATCAAGCCCGGCGAGACCCGCGGCTTCACCGCCGGCACGCGCGATGAACCCGAAGGCGAGGCGGGGCGCATCATCAACGCCGCGGCGGCGCGAAGCCGATCGCTGATCGCACTGGCCAAGGCCGAATCGGATCCCTTTCGCGGGCGGCTGGCCCTGGCCGCCGATCAATTCATCATCGAACGCACGCTTCCCGACGGCTCGCGCGGCAGCGGCGTCATCGCCGGTTACCCGTGGTTCGGTCAGTGGAGCCGCGACACGCTGATCGCGCTGCCGGGACTCTGCCTTGAGACGGGCCGCTTTGAAGAAGCTGCGTCGATGGTTCGCTCGCTCGCCAAATTCGAGAAGGATGGCCTGCTGCCCAACCGATTTCCTTCGCCCGGCGAAGCCTGGATGGACAACAGCGTGGACGCCCCGCTGCTTCTGGCGACCACCGCGCGGCGCATCGTGAACGCCTCGGGGAATTTCGAGCTCGCCCGCGATCTCTTCCCGGCGCTTGAGAGCATCTTCAACGCATTTTCAAAGGGAACGCGCCACGGCATTCGCATCGATCCCACCGACGGACTGCTGATCGCCACGGACCCGGGAACGCAACTCACCTGGATGGACGCCAAGCTCGGCGCGAAAGTCATCACGCCGCGCATGGGCAAGCCGGTCGAGATCAACGCGCTCTGGTGCGGTCTGCTCGCCACGCTCATCGAGTGGGCGCCGCGGCTCAAGAAGGACGCGAGCCCATGGAGCGCCGCCCTGGACAAGTCGCGGCGTAGTTTCACGCGGTTCCTCCATCCCGATCAGGATCGACTCTTCGACACATTGGACGGGCCGGATGGCGCGGATGATTCGCTGCGCCCGAACCAGCTCTTCGCCATTCAAGCCCTCGCACCGCTGGTGCCTGACGCGATTGCGAAACGGATCGTCGCGCGCGTCGAGCGCGAACTGCATACGCCCTTGGGCCTCCGCACCCTGGCCAGTAATTCCCCCGGCTACGTCGGCCGCTTCGGCGGAGCGGTCGAAGATCGGGACCGGGCCTACCACAACGGCACCGTCTGGCCCTGGCTCCTCGGGCCCCTGGCCGGCGCGATGCGGACGCTCGGACAATCCGCTCGCGTTGCTGATCTGCACAGGCCCTTCGAAGCGCAGCTCTCCCGCAACTGCCTCGGGCAAGTCTTCGAAGTCACAGATGGGGACCCGCCCCAGCGAGGCGGAGGCTGCGCGGCGCAGGCCTGGAGCGTGGCCTCCCTGCTGGACCGCGGCGTCGGCGAATAGGCTGCGAAAAAATCTTTCCACACGGCCATTTTCCAGCCCCATTTCAATGATTTTTGGCTACAACTCACCCCATGCTCTCCATCGCCCTCATCGCCGTCTGCGCGCTGTCCGCCGCCCCCTTTCAAAGCGCGCCCGCCGGCGCCGCCACGCAATCGCCCCCGGCCGGAATGCTGCGCTACCCCGATCTCGGGCCCAATGACATCGTCTTCTCCTTCGCCAATGATCTCTGGATCGTCGACAAGAATGGCGGCGTGGCCCGACCGCTGACCAACGCGCCCGGCACCGAGAACATGCCGAAGTTTTCCCAGGATGGCAAGAGCATCGCCTTCGTCGGCGGCTATGAGGGCAACCGCGACATCTACACGATCCCCGCGGGCGGCGGCCAGCCCTACCGAGTCACGCACCATCCCGGCACCGAGGGTCTCTGCGAATGGACTCCGGACGGCAACATCATCATGACCACGACGGACCTCGGCGGCCTCGGTCGCATGATGCGGCTCTTCAAGGTTCCCGCCGGCGGCGGCATGCCCGAGCCTCTGCCGGTTCCCTACGGCGCCAATGGATCGATCTCCTCCGACGGCGAGTGGCTGGCCTACACGCCGCACTCCGTCGATACGCGCACCTGGAAGCGCTACCGCGGCGGCATGGCCACCGACATCTGGCTCTACAACCTGAAGAACGGCACGAGCCGTCGCGTCACCAATTGGGAGGGCGTGGACTCCTTCCCGATGTGGCATGGCGACTCGCTTTATTACATGTCGGATGAGGGCGAAGGCCACCGCATGAACATCTGGAAGTACAACCTTGGCACCCAGAAGCGCGAGCAGGTCACCTTCTTCACCGACGAGGATGTGCGCTGGCCGGCGATCGGTCCCCATGGCCCTGGCCCCGGCGACATGGTCTTCCAGAAGGGCGACCAGTTGATGGTGCTGGATCTGGGCACCGCCAAGGCGCGGCCGATCTCTGTGCAGATCCCCGGCGATCGGCCCAAGATCACCCATCACAATGTCGACGCGTCCAAGACGATCCAGTCCTGGAGCATCGGCCCCACCGGCAAGCGCGTGGTGGTGGCGGCCCGCGGAGATGTCTGGACGCTGCCCACGGAAAATGGATCGCCGCGCAACCTTGTGCACAGCAGCGGCGTCGCCGAGCGATCCCCGGGCTGGAGCCCCGACGGCGAGAGCATCGCTTTCTTCGATGACTCCACCGGCGAGTACGAGCTCTACATCATTCCCGCCAAGGGCAAGGGCGAGAAGAAGGCGCTGACCACCGACGGCGGCCCCTTCAAGGATGGCATCGTCTGGAGCCCCGACTCGAAGAAGGTGCTCTACGGCGACAAGACCGGATCGCTCTGGATGGTCACGATCGCCGACGGCACGCGCGTGCTGGTCGACAAGGATCCGCAGGCGGTCACGCCGAATCCCTCCTTCAGTCACGACGGCGCCTGGATCGCCTACACGCGCCGCGAGCGCGACCGCGACACGCCGCGGATCTGGCTCTACGAGGTCGCCACCGGCGAGAAGACTCCCGTCACCAGCGGCATGTTCTCCGACGCGAATCC from Planctomycetota bacterium includes these protein-coding regions:
- a CDS encoding M20/M25/M40 family metallo-hydrolase, which gives rise to MRISAAALVVAAISFVSWLSLRAVAVQPANAPGFSALRALSAARAALGEEPRPVNSAANAAAASRLKEAFAAMGLAPMEQSATVKVPGRGEATIRNIFARIEGRQALPAILLVSHLDSVAVAPGGADNGMGVAVCLEAARMLAAGPKPQRPVVILITDGEEAGLLGAKLFAQNHPMANDIAAVINIDNRGGDGPAQLFETGPNDLALIRAIAPHIARPVMGSLFAEVYRRMPNGTDLSVFLERGITGINIACAGGVERYHTAADTFDAVNLASLQHEGDMATEALRGLLALPADAFPSDRAVFLDLFGRFVLVWPASLGMVLSLLAAIGVIAIGPWAARCDRRERGAGQAHPIKDIFKGSLAALLAFAGTLTVVFCISWILERAGFFGLPYAEALLSQQNPGVTPPWPMKFAAAYWPPHGMLVAIGLGTLCVPVSWFFSKVLLRSNLPWSGWSGVWGLMALLNVVVSVVAPGAGAILLPIVLSAAIAAWAGALIPGIQGKAAPLLATLVPIAVAAVIYAPLEMLCWPAVGLTMPLFRGFLSGLYAIFMLLIFMAPRSHAASGAS
- a CDS encoding amylo-alpha-1,6-glucosidase — protein: MAEPLKPFIELRPTDWPDAASAAGLEWLSTNGIGGYSYGTVSGALQRRWHGLLVAATDPPEGRTLLVSKVEVTATTGGTRTSLTANQWTTGMDAPGLTCLSRVWLDGSIVVREWKIGSAILEERIAMARGRNTVAIVFALRDAKQPVELELKCLVNHRLHNQLTKPKAFVPRIAGCARGLQVSFDHASGEGRDLHLQADRGAGAADGSWYENYFLPAEQALGYDFVDAHCCAGVIRLTIKPGETRGFTAGTRDEPEGEAGRIINAAAARSRSLIALAKAESDPFRGRLALAADQFIIERTLPDGSRGSGVIAGYPWFGQWSRDTLIALPGLCLETGRFEEAASMVRSLAKFEKDGLLPNRFPSPGEAWMDNSVDAPLLLATTARRIVNASGNFELARDLFPALESIFNAFSKGTRHGIRIDPTDGLLIATDPGTQLTWMDAKLGAKVITPRMGKPVEINALWCGLLATLIEWAPRLKKDASPWSAALDKSRRSFTRFLHPDQDRLFDTLDGPDGADDSLRPNQLFAIQALAPLVPDAIAKRIVARVERELHTPLGLRTLASNSPGYVGRFGGAVEDRDRAYHNGTVWPWLLGPLAGAMRTLGQSARVADLHRPFEAQLSRNCLGQVFEVTDGDPPQRGGGCAAQAWSVASLLDRGVGE
- a CDS encoding pyridoxal phosphate-dependent aminotransferase — encoded protein: MQVSSHIARLKESATLAVAAKANALKSAGKPVINFGVGEPDFDTPANIREAAKRALDANVTRYAPTAGDKPSREAVARKFREENGIACRAEDITLTAGAKHGVYMSFAAILEPGAGDEVILPTPSWVSYRPLIELSGGVCVEVPSSVETNFKITPAQLEAAITPRTRAIMLNSPSNPCGTVYTTREYAGLIDVLARHQEITVVSDEIYEKLIYPEIEAGLKHVSPGSDPRLAERTITINGMSKAFAMTGWRAGYLVAPGRDGMLAKAIIKLQGQMTNSIPSFIMPAIVEALNNSAPGVETMRKAFAGRAVLVHGLLSSIKRFKTVKSTGAFYAFPSIEACFGLTTKGGRKIDSAQAFAESLLEESFVAIVPGEDFGECARRNIRISFACSEADLREGMERIRNFVEALS